In Puntigrus tetrazona isolate hp1 chromosome 24, ASM1883169v1, whole genome shotgun sequence, a genomic segment contains:
- the rrs1 gene encoding ribosome biogenesis regulatory protein homolog, with the protein MASCSVEDVLAKAEREEAERLKGITVSKDLDLEFDPGNLLAFDKNRIDTRDFKDNKREDFLRSLARDNTQLLINELWKLPTERVEEVIVAKLPDPSTLLPREKPAPKPKPPTKWEQFAKLKGIQKKKKTNLVWDEVHKEWKRRWGYKRAKDDTKEWLIEVPVTADPNEDQFAKRNKAKKERVARNEYNRLKNIARAQKVKVPGMGLAPTSQQSKAELAQAVNIAKRSTASVGKFQENLPKEKTPKNTGKRRKFQPLIGDFSSEKQKQLDLLKVMDSKKPRLDITKAVNKQMREEDMESRQKRKKDFGKKGRRGNMAGKGKGKAGGKGKGPKGKGRKPQMKQGKR; encoded by the coding sequence ATGGCTTCGTGCAGCGTAGAAGACGTGCTCGCTAAAGCCGAAAGAGAAGAGGCTGAAAGGCTAAAAGGTATTACAGTAAGCAAAGATTTAGACCTTGAATTTGACCCCGGTAATTTGCTTGCGTTTGATAAGAACCGGATAGACACTCGGGATTTTAAAGACAACAAACGGGAAGACTTTCTGCGCTCACTGGCGAGAGATAACACTCAACTCCTCATCAACGAGTTATGGAAACTTCCAACAGAAAGAGTTGAAGAAGTCATCGTCGCCAAGCTACCAGATCCAAGCACTCTATTACCCAGGGAAAAGCCTGCTCCAAAACCAAAGCCTCCTACAAAATGGGAACAGTTTGCCAAGTTGAAAGGCattcagaagaaaaagaagaccAACTTGGTCTGGGATGAAGTGCATAAGGAATGGAAGAGGCGATGGGGATACAAACGTGCCAAGGATGACACCAAGGAGTGGTTGATCGAGGTCCCAGTGACCGCAGATCCCAACGAGGACCAGTTTGCTAAGAGGAATAAAGCCAAGAAGGAGCGAGTGGCCAGGAATGAGTACAACAGACTCAAGAACATCGCCCGAGCTCAGAAGGTCAAGGTGCCGGGCATGGGACTCGCTCCCACCTCTCAGCAGTCTAAAGCGGAGCTGGCACAAGCTGTCAACATCGCCAAGAGATCCACGGCCTCTGTTGGTAAGTTCCAGGAGAACCTGCCCAAGGAGAAAACGCCTAAAAATACTGGGAAAAGGAGAAAGTTCCAGCCTCTTATTGGTGACTTTAGTAgtgagaaacaaaaacagctggATTTACTGAAGGTGATGGACAGTAAGAAGCCACGACTTGACATCACCAAAGCTGTGAATAAGCAAATGAGGGAAGAGGATATGGAATCGaggcaaaagagaaagaaagactttGGAAAGAAGGGACGGAGGGGAAATATGGCTGgtaaaggaaaaggaaaggcTGGTGGAAAGGGAAAGGGTCCCAAAGGCAAAGGACGGAAACCTCAAATGAAGCAAGGAAAGCGATAA